From the Rhinolophus sinicus isolate RSC01 linkage group LG02, ASM3656204v1, whole genome shotgun sequence genome, one window contains:
- the SMIM41 gene encoding small integral membrane protein 41, with protein MNGSQAGAAAPAAWLSCCNQSGVQPEPPEGSRAVQAAVLGVLSLLVLCGVLFLGGGLLLRAQGLTAMLARERRASREAESGGASSGDEDS; from the coding sequence ATGAACGGCTCGCAGGCGGGCGCTGCGGCCCCCGCCGCCTGGCTGAGCTGCTGCAACCAGTCGGGGGTGCAGCCAGAGCCCCCCGAGGGGTCGCGCGCTGTGCAGGCGGCAGTACTGGGCGTGCTGTCGCTGCTCGTCCTCTGCGGGGTCCTGTTCCTCGGCGGTGGCCTCCTCCTGCGCGCCCAGGGCCTGACAGCGATGCTGGCCCGCGAGCGGCGCGCATCGCGCGAGGCCGAATCCGGCGGCGCCAGCAGCGGGGACGAGGACTCCTAG
- the ATG101 gene encoding autophagy-related protein 101, with product MNCRSEVLEVSVEGRQVEEAMLAVLHTVLLHRSTGKFHYKKEGTYSIGTVGTQDVDCDFIDFTYVRVSSEELDRALRKVVGEFKDALRTSGGDGLGQMSLEFYQKKKSRWPFSDECIPWEVWTVKVHVVALATEQERQICREKVGEKLCEKIINIVEVMNRHEYLPKMPTQSEVDNVFDTGLRDVQPYLYKISFQITDALGTSVTTTMRRLIKDTLAL from the exons ATGAACTGCCGCTCCGAGGTGCTGGAGGTGTCGGTGGAGGGGCGGCAGGTGGAGGAGGCCATGCTGGCCGTGCTGCACACGGTGCTTCTACACCGAAGCACAGGCAAGTTCCATTACAAGAAGGAGGGCACCTACTCCATTGGCACCGTGGGCACCCAGGACGTTGACTGCGACTTCATCGACTTCACCTACGTGCGCGTCTCCTCGGAGGAGCTGGACCGTGCGCTGCGCAAGGTGGTTGGAGAATTCAAG GATGCACTGCGCACCTCTGGTGGCGATGGCCTGGGGCAGATGTCCTTGGAGTTCTACCAGAAGAAGAAGTCTCGCTGGCCTTTCTCAGATGAGTGCATCCCTTGGGAAGTGTGGACGGTCAAGGTGCATGTGGTCGCGCTGGCCACGGAGCAGGAGCGGCAGATCTGCCGGGAGAAGGTGGGTGAGAAGCTCTGTGAGAAGATCATCAACATCGTGGAGGTGATGAACCGGCACGAGTACCTGCCCAAGATGCCCACGCAGTCAGAGGTGGACAACGTGTTTGACACCGGCCTGCGGGACGTGCAGCCCTACCTCTACAAGATCTCCTTCCAAATCACTGACGCCCTGGGCACCTCGGTCACCACCACCATGCGCAGGCTCATCAAAGACACACTGGCCCTGTAG